Proteins from one Patescibacteria group bacterium genomic window:
- the nusB gene encoding transcription antitermination factor NusB: MSNRHLSRTIALQTLYEWDFNEKDEKNLLKNLKTNAHEFAPDFNDKGFSQSIVREVIKKSEEIDKIIEKYAPDWPIDQITIVDRNVLRMGIYELKYNPEIPPKVAINEAIELAKGFGGQSSGKFVNGVLGAVFRDMNKSQDSKNKK, translated from the coding sequence ATGTCCAATCGACACTTATCCAGAACTATTGCCTTACAGACTTTATATGAATGGGATTTTAATGAAAAAGATGAGAAAAATTTACTGAAAAATTTAAAAACAAATGCCCATGAATTTGCGCCTGATTTTAATGATAAAGGTTTTTCTCAGTCAATAGTTAGGGAAGTAATCAAAAAATCAGAGGAGATTGATAAGATTATTGAAAAATACGCTCCGGACTGGCCTATAGACCAAATAACCATAGTTGACCGGAATGTCTTGCGTATGGGTATTTATGAACTTAAATACAATCCTGAAATTCCGCCTAAAGTGGCTATAAATGAAGCTATTGAACTGGCCAAGGGTTTTGGTGGCCAATCCTCAGGCAAGTTTGTTAATGGGGTTTTAGGGGCTGTTTTTAGAGATATGAATAAAAGCCAAGACAGTAAAAATAAAAAATAG
- the rnc gene encoding ribonuclease III, whose translation MRNFAKLEKKIDYRFKNKELLKQALVHRSYLNENPDFPLPHNERLEFLGDAVIELVVTVFLFKNYPNPEGDLTNFRASLVNTKMLAQRARELDLEKYLYLSKGEAKDKNQKARQSILANTFESMVGAIYLDQGFKKANKFITENLLQEFPNILKERLYIDAKSRLQEIVQDKVGVTPEYKVLKEWGPDHSRKFNIGVFFGKELVAEGVGSSKQEGQMKAAEKALIKKGWQ comes from the coding sequence ATGAGAAATTTTGCCAAGCTTGAAAAAAAAATAGATTATAGATTTAAAAATAAAGAGCTTCTTAAACAGGCTCTTGTTCACCGCTCTTATCTTAATGAAAATCCAGACTTTCCTCTACCTCATAATGAACGTCTGGAATTTTTAGGTGATGCGGTTATTGAATTAGTGGTCACTGTTTTTTTATTTAAAAATTATCCCAATCCTGAGGGAGATTTAACCAACTTTAGAGCTAGTTTAGTTAATACCAAAATGCTGGCCCAGAGAGCTCGGGAGCTTGATCTGGAAAAATATCTTTATTTAAGTAAGGGTGAAGCCAAAGACAAAAATCAAAAAGCCCGTCAGAGTATTTTAGCCAATACTTTTGAATCAATGGTCGGAGCTATTTATCTCGATCAGGGGTTTAAAAAGGCTAATAAATTTATTACCGAAAATTTATTACAAGAATTTCCTAATATCTTAAAGGAAAGATTATATATTGATGCTAAGAGCCGATTACAAGAAATTGTTCAGGATAAGGTGGGAGTGACCCCGGAATATAAAGTTTTAAAGGAATGGGGTCCGGATCATAGCCGAAAATTTAATATTGGCGTGTTTTTTGGTAAGGAATTAGTAGCTGAAGGAGTGGGCAGCTCGAAACAGGAGGGCCAGATGAAAGCCGCTGAAAAAGCTTTAATTAAAAAAGGATGGCAATAA
- a CDS encoding DUF456 domain-containing protein has translation MDYGLIIVTIICLAIMLAGLISIIFPFLPSIPFIWLGIFLYAVATHFAKVDEKFILIITIMLLAVILMDYMTEFWGLKKWRFSFWAVFGAILGGIIGSFFNLVLGLLLGALVGALIAEVLSGQDITFAIKTKKYTIICYVAGTIIKLAVGVSMIGMFIYKLIQ, from the coding sequence ATGGACTATGGCCTGATCATAGTAACTATTATTTGTTTGGCTATTATGCTGGCCGGTCTGATCAGTATAATTTTTCCCTTTTTACCGAGTATTCCTTTTATCTGGCTCGGTATTTTTTTATACGCTGTTGCTACTCATTTTGCTAAAGTAGACGAAAAATTTATTCTTATTATCACTATTATGCTTTTGGCAGTGATATTAATGGATTATATGACCGAGTTTTGGGGCCTGAAAAAATGGCGCTTTAGTTTTTGGGCTGTTTTCGGCGCGATTTTAGGGGGTATTATTGGTTCCTTTTTTAATCTAGTTTTAGGCTTGCTTCTAGGAGCCTTAGTCGGGGCTTTAATCGCTGAAGTACTTTCTGGCCAAGATATAACCTTTGCTATTAAAACCAAAAAATATACTATTATTTGTTATGTGGCTGGCACTATTATTAAATTAGCCGTCGGGGTTTCTATGATTGGCATGTTTATTTATAAACTTATTCAATAG